GAGGAAAATAAAAGAAACGATCATTTATAATGTAACAGATGCCTACTATCAGGTATTTGTCACAAGCCAACAGATTGATCTTCTGAAAGATAACTTGGATAAAACTTCCAAAATTCTCGGCACGCTGCAATTGCAACTGGACAATGGAGTGATCAAGAAAGTGGATTACGACCGGACAAAGGTGAGTTTGAACAACATCAAATCGCAATTGACATTGGCTGAAAGTAACCTGATACTTGCAAACAACCAGCTGAAATTTCAGATGGGTATGCCACTTTCGGAACAATTGGAACTGACAGACAACCCCTTAAACAAGCCTTTCAAATTGATCGAGCCAGGGAAATTCGAAGCGTCAAACCTGACTGATTTCCGGATCCAGAATGTGAATATGCAATTGCAACAAATCGAAAAGGAACGCATTAAAGCTGGCTATCTTCCAAAAGTCTCAGTATATGGTCGTTACGGTATGCAGGCGCTTGGCAACCATCTCGGTGACTCGTGGGGAAACTGGTTCAGCTATGGAGCGGTTGGGTTGAAACTGACCATTCCGATTTTCGATAGTTTCAGAAGAGATGCGCAGTACAAGCAGGCGGATTTGAACCTGATGACGCAGCAGGAACAATTGAAACTGAACACATTGAACTACGAATTGCAGAACAGTAACGCCACTACGCAGCTTCAAAAAGCGAAACTTAACCTGGCGAGCGACGAAAGCAATGTCACTTTGGCCAAAGAGGTTTACGACGTGACCACACTTCA
The genomic region above belongs to Dyadobacter pollutisoli and contains:
- a CDS encoding TolC family protein gives rise to the protein MNLKQIWALFALVLIAGAASAQTTKLSLKDCIAYGIKNNSNVKIAQYKEGVADQQSREALSYYLPQVTGNGALDDNLKLQSTVLPGALFGGEDRRVALGTKYTTNVSAQVDQVIFDQALLAGIKANKPNITNAELNSRKIKETIIYNVTDAYYQVFVTSQQIDLLKDNLDKTSKILGTLQLQLDNGVIKKVDYDRTKVSLNNIKSQLTLAESNLILANNQLKFQMGMPLSEQLELTDNPLNKPFKLIEPGKFEASNLTDFRIQNVNMQLQQIEKERIKAGYLPKVSVYGRYGMQALGNHLGDSWGNWFSYGAVGLKLTIPIFDSFRRDAQYKQADLNLMTQQEQLKLNTLNYELQNSNATTQLQKAKLNLASDESNVTLAKEVYDVTTLQYREGTVPLSDLLNAETSYKEAQTNYINSMLSYYQAQLGIEQSLGTLNDFYTALP